The Streptomyces rubrogriseus genomic sequence GGCCGTCGAGCCGGTCGGTGAGGGTGAGCCGGTCGCCGGTACGGACGCCGATGCGCTCGGCGGCGGCCACCGGCACCGCCACCTCGACCGCGCCCTCGGAGTCCCCGCCGCCCTTGCCCCCGTCCCCGTCCTCGGGCAGCCGTCCCTCGTCGACGCGGACCTGCGTCGGGTCGAGCGCCGCGAAGAAGGTCAGGTCGGGCTCGCCGGACCGCTCGGTCGGGGGCCGCAGGGAGCCGGGCAGCGCGTACGGGCCCGAGCGCACCAGGGTCCTTACCGTCCGCGGCAGTCCGTCGAAGGTCCTCGCGGCGCCCTCGCGCACGGTGGCGTCGGCCGCCGACCGCTGGGCCGCCGGTACGTCCGCCTTCACGATCAGCGCGGCGTCGGCCCCGGTGCGCGGGTCCGCGAGGGAGTGCCGCAGGGCCGCGTCGCCGATGGCGCCCGAGTAGGCGGTCAGGGTGGCCAGCACCGTGGTGGTCAGCAGGACGGTGAGCAGGGCCGCGGCCAGCAGCAGGCGGTGCGCACGTGCCCGCAGCAGCACGAACCCGATGAGCCCCCCGTACCCCGCCACCCGGCCCCCCGCCGCTGTTGTCCAGACCTCTCCGGGATGTTGTCAGAGGAGGAGGTACGGAAGTAACCGCTTGGGACTTGGACTTGACCGGATTGTGACCGGAATCCGGTGCCGGCTGACCGGAATGCGCCCGTCAATCAGGGATTCGACGACGGAAACGGACGAGGGAATCGGACGACGGGACCGGTCAGCCCGGGGTGTTGATCATCGAGGCCGCCGCGTACGTCAGGTACTTCCACAGCGTCTGCTCGTGCTCCTCGGACAGGCCCAGCTCGTCGAGCGCGACCCGCATGTGCTTCAGCCAGGCGTCGTGCGCGGCCCGGTCGACGACGAAGGGGGCGTGCCGCATCCGCAGCCGCGGGTGGCCGCGGTTGTCGCTGTACGTCGTGGGACCGCCCCAGTACTGCATGAGGAACAGCGCGAAGCGGTCCTCGGCCGGACCCAGGTCCTCCTCGGGGTACATCGGCCGCAGGATCGGGTCCTCGGCGACCCCCTCGTAGAAGCGGTGGACGAGTCGGCGGAAGGTCTCCTCCCCACCGACCTGCTCGTAGAAGGTCTGCTCCTGAAGCGTGCCGCGCCGAATCTCATTCACGCCGTCCATGGTCTCAGACCCGGGGGCATAGGACTCAAGACCTAGGACCCGTCAGGGCCCTGCCCGCGGCCCGCCCGGCCCGTACTGTGGAGGCATGGGCGGGTACGAGGACCTGGACAGCCTCGCCGCCTCCGCGCGGGCGGAGCTGGTGCGGGAGATCGAGCTGAGCGGCGCCTGGACGGCCGACCCGGTGTGGCGGGAGGCGTTCCGGGAGGTCCCGCGCCACCTCTTCGTGCCGTACTACTACGTCGGCGTCCGGGGCGGCTACGAACGCCGGTGGGGCGAGGACCCCGACCCGGGCGCTCGCGAGCGCTGGGTGCGCGGCGCGTACGCCGACGCCCCGCTGGCGACGCGGATGCGCGACGGCGAGCTGCTCTCCTCCAGCAGCCAGCCCTCGCTGATGGCGATGATGCTGGTCGAGCTGGACGTGCGGGACGGCGACCGGGTCCTGGAGATCGGCGCCGGGACCGGCTACAACGCGGCCCTGCTCGCCCACCGGCTCGGCGCGGACGACCTGGTCACCACCGTCGACCTGGACCCCGAGATCACCGAGTCGGCCCGCCGGCACCTGGCCGCCGCCGGGTACCACCCGGCCGTCGTGACGGGCGACGGCGCCCGCGGCGTTCCGGAGCGTGCCCCCTACGACCGGATCCTCGCCACCTGCGCGCTGCCCTCGGTGCCGCGCGCCTGGCCGGCCCAGTGCCGTCCCGGCGGCCGGATCCTGACCCCGCTGGCCACCGGCCTCGTCGTCCTCACCGTCCGCGACGCCGAGCACGCCGAGGGGCGCTTCCTGCACACGCCCGCGTACTTCGTACCGTTGCGCGGCGCGGACCGCGCCGCGCCCGAGACACCGAGCCTGGGCGGCGTACCGCGCCGGGCCCGGGAGGACGACCTGTTCCGCTTCCTGCTGTCGCTGAGCCGGGGCGGGCTCGATCCGCAGGAGGCGTACGCGCTGTGGGACCGCGAGGACGCCCCGCGCCGCGAGCGCTACGGCATCACCGTCAGCGGCGAACGGGCCTGGGCGTGGCTGGACGACCCCGAGGGGCCGTACGCCTGGCCGTTCGCCTGACGCGGGCCCCTCTCGGGCGCATCGCCGTGCCTGTCCCCGCCTATCCCCGGCGGACCGTGATCGTCGTCCAGGCGCCGACGTGCACCCGGTCGCCGTCCTGGAGGGGCACCGGCACGAAGGGCTGGATCGGCTCCTCGCCGCCGTTGACCGTCGTGCCGTTCGTCGAGTTCTGGTCGACGACCGCCCAGCTGCCGTCCGGCTGCTGCACCAGCACCGCGTGCTGGTGCGAGACGCCCGGGTCCTCCGGCGGCACGGCCAGATCGATGTCCGGGGTGTCGCCGGTGGAGTGCCTGCGGCGGCCGATGGTGATCTGGTTGCCGGTGAGCGTGCGCTGCTGCTCGGGCGAGTACGCGGGCAGGTTCAGGCCCGCGGCCTCGGGGCCGGAGCGCTGCATCATCGCCATGAAGTACTCGCGGTCCGGACCGATCGTCGCCGACCAGGTGGTCGGCTGCTGGGGCCGCTGCGGCTGCTGCGGGAAGCCCTGGCCGGGCGGGGGGGCCTGGGTGGCGCCGGGCTGCGGGTAGCCGTAGCCGCCGCCCTGGGCCTGGCCCGGCCCCTGGCCGGGGCCCCCGGGAGCACCGGACGTCGGCGGGGAGAGCACCCAGTCGTCCCCGCCGAAGGACGGGCCGCCCTGCTGCGGGCGGTTGGCCTCCTGCGGGAAGGCGGGCGGAGCCGGCGGACCGGCCTGGTACCCCTGCGGAGCGCCACCGGGACCGCCGGGCCCACCAGGCGCTCCGGCGCCACCGGGCGGGGGCGCGACGGGGCCGGGCGGAGGCGGGACCGGACGCGAGGGATCGCTGCCGAAACCGGGCGGGGCCGGAGGGCCGGAGGGGCCGTTCGGACCACCGGGACCGCCGGGGCCACCCGGGCCGTTGAAGCCACCGGGACCACCGGGGCTGTTGGGACCACCGGGGCCGCCGGGGCCACCCGGGCCGTTGAAGCCACCGGGACCACCGGGGCTGTTGGGACCACCGGGCCCGTTGGGGCTGCCGGGGCCGTTGGGACCGCCAGGCCCACCGAAACCGCCGGGTCCGCCAGGACCACCGGGGCCGTTGGGACCGCCGGGGCCGTTGGGACCACCAGGTCCGCCCGGACCGTTGGGACCACCCGGGCCACCCGGACCGCCGGGCCCGCCGAAACCGCCGCCACCGTTGGGGCCGCCGGCACCGCCGGGCCCGTCGGGGTTGCCCGGGCCGCCGAAACCGCCGGGACGGCTGGGTCCGTCGGGGCCGCCGAAGCCACCAGGCCCACCAGGCCCACCGGGCGCGCCAGGCCCACCGGCGCCGCCGGGCCTGTCGGGACCCCCAGGACCGAAGGGGCCGCCGCGGTCACCTGCCTGGCCGCCTGCGGGGCCGCCAGGACCACCGGGACCACCGCGGCCCGACGGGTCGGAGCCGAAGGGCGGCGGGCCCGGGGGGATCGGTTCTGCGGGGCGGTTCACCTGGGACGGGCGGGAGCCCTGGTAGTCGTACGAGTCACCACCGCCGTACGACGGACCCGCGGGCGGCTGCCCGAAGTGCGGCGCCGGGCCACCGGAGGCCGGCGGGCGCGGGGCGGCCGGGGTGTACGAGGTGGCGGTGTTGGTCAGGAAGTTCCACCGGCACTCCTCGCAGAACGGCGCACCGCCCTCACGCGGGGTGCGGCACTGCGGGCAGAGCTGCGGCTCGCCGCCGGGACCGCCCGGACCGCCACCGGGACCACCGCCCGGCCCGCCGGGTCCACCCGGACCGGCGGGCGGAGGGAAGCCGTAGCCGCCGCCCGGAGGCGGTGGCGGCGGAGGGGGCGGCACGGCACCGGCCATGCGGTGACCGCAGACCTCGCACCAGTCGTCGGAACCCGACTGGTGTCCGTTCGGGCAGGTCGGCATGTCGGAGCTTCCCTCTCTTGCGGGCGTGTCGCGCGGTTGTTGAGCGTCACTTCTTCACACGAACGGTCTTGGTCGACCGGGTCTCGAGAGTCATCTCGTCGGCCTCCTCCACCTTCGCTTTCAGTCGCACAGTACCTGCCGCCGCGTCCACCACGTCCACCACCTTCGCAAGCAGTTTCGCCGTATCCGCGTTTCCGGAGACTCCCGCGAGCTGAACCGCACGGCCCAGTTTGGCCGTTGCTCCGTCGATGTCTCCCGCTTTGCGTAGATCGAGCCCTTGCTGGATGGCTTGTGCCAGTTCGGCCTGCCCGGTGTAGTGGGCGACTTGGGGGTTGATCGACGTGGAGGCGGTCATGTCGTCGGTCCACACGGCCCGTACGAGGCCCTGCGCGCCGAGGTTCCGGACGCTGCCGTCGGGCTCCGGGATGACCAGGGAGACGCGGGCGGCCAGCATCTCCCGGCCGAGGTCCGCGGCCGGTACCTCGACGCAGAAGTGGTAGTCACGGGACTCGTCGCCCCAGGAACCGGTGGGGTAGTCACCGGCCCGCGGCCCCGCCTCGGTGCGGCGGGCGGTCAGCTCCTCGACGGTCGGGGCGACCTGCTTGACGAACTTCACCGTGGTGCCGACCGGGGTCCACAGCCGCAGCGCGACGTCCGCGACCTCCTTGCCCATGGCCGTCTCCATCATCCGCGTGAAGTCGGCGGCCAGTCCCGCCGGATCGGCGACGATGTCGGCGGTGCCGAGCAGGGCGGAGGCGATCCCTGTGACTTCTTTCACCTCCCAGTCGGTGCCCACGCCCCGGGCGTCGCACGTGAAACGCCCGGCGCAGGCGTCGAGCGCGGCCCTGAGGTCCTCCGGCGACTCGTGCTCGTTGCGGCCGTCGGTGAGCAGGATGCCGTGCCGGATGGCGACGTCCGCGGTGGCCAGCAGCCGGTCGGCCAGCCGCAGCCAGGTGCCGATGGCGGTGCCGCCGCCCGCGCTCAGCCGGCGCAGCGCCTGCTTGGCCTGCTCCCGGGTGGTGGCGTCCGCGACCGCGAGCCGGCCGCCGCCCGGGTAGACCTCCTTGGCCACGTGGGTGCCGCCGACCACGGCGAAGTGCACGCCGTCGCGCAGGGTGTCGATCGCGGCGGACGTGGCGTCGCGGGCGTTGCGCATCTTGGTCGGCGGGTAGTCCATGGAACCCGAGCAGTCGACCATCAACGCCACGGCGGCGGACGGCCCCTGGCCGGGCGAGTACAGGTGGGGCGCGGCGACCGCGCTCCCGACCGTGCCGCCGCCGGTCGCGGTGACCGTGACGATGGCGTTGACCTCACGGCCGCCCTCGGGCAGGTACTCGTTCTGGTAGACGTCCACCGCGAACTGCGGCACGTTCGACTTCGAGAAATTGGCCATGCCGGATCGCATCCCCCTCTACGTCCCCACAGCGGTGGGGTCTTGGCTCACTGGCGCGGACCGCCCCCTGCGGTCCGCGAGGCCGCCCCTCCACCCGTGGCCGTGCGGCGGCCTCAGGCCGATCCTGCCCCCTGCGGCGGGGCCGGGAACGGCAGGAGGGCCACTGTTACGTTGTCGTGGCCCCCGCCGTCCAGGGCGTGGCCGACCAGAACGCGGGCGCCGTGCAGCGGGCGGTCGGCGGCGTCCGGGGGCACGGCCTCGGCCATTTCCTCGGCGGACTCCGCGTAGTTCCACAGGCCGTCCGTGCAGACCACGACCACACCGGCGCGGTCCGGCTTGAAGGACGCGGTGTGCGGCTCCAGTTCGTAGGCGTCGGCGCCCAGCCAGCCGGTGATCGCGTGGGCGCGCTCGTCGGCGTAGGCCTCCGCCTCGTTCATCAGACCGGCGGCGACCATCTGCGCGGCCCACGAGTCGTCCTCGGTGAGCCGGGCGGGCGGGGTGGCGCGGTCGGCCGGGACCCAGTAGACGCGGCTGTCGCCG encodes the following:
- a CDS encoding globin; this encodes MDGVNEIRRGTLQEQTFYEQVGGEETFRRLVHRFYEGVAEDPILRPMYPEEDLGPAEDRFALFLMQYWGGPTTYSDNRGHPRLRMRHAPFVVDRAAHDAWLKHMRVALDELGLSEEHEQTLWKYLTYAAASMINTPG
- a CDS encoding methyltransferase domain-containing protein, with the protein product MGGYEDLDSLAASARAELVREIELSGAWTADPVWREAFREVPRHLFVPYYYVGVRGGYERRWGEDPDPGARERWVRGAYADAPLATRMRDGELLSSSSQPSLMAMMLVELDVRDGDRVLEIGAGTGYNAALLAHRLGADDLVTTVDLDPEITESARRHLAAAGYHPAVVTGDGARGVPERAPYDRILATCALPSVPRAWPAQCRPGGRILTPLATGLVVLTVRDAEHAEGRFLHTPAYFVPLRGADRAAPETPSLGGVPRRAREDDLFRFLLSLSRGGLDPQEAYALWDREDAPRRERYGITVSGERAWAWLDDPEGPYAWPFA
- a CDS encoding FHA domain-containing protein is translated as MPTCPNGHQSGSDDWCEVCGHRMAGAVPPPPPPPPPGGGYGFPPPAGPGGPGGPGGGPGGGPGGPGGEPQLCPQCRTPREGGAPFCEECRWNFLTNTATSYTPAAPRPPASGGPAPHFGQPPAGPSYGGGDSYDYQGSRPSQVNRPAEPIPPGPPPFGSDPSGRGGPGGPGGPAGGQAGDRGGPFGPGGPDRPGGAGGPGAPGGPGGPGGFGGPDGPSRPGGFGGPGNPDGPGGAGGPNGGGGFGGPGGPGGPGGPNGPGGPGGPNGPGGPNGPGGPGGPGGFGGPGGPNGPGSPNGPGGPNSPGGPGGFNGPGGPGGPGGPNSPGGPGGFNGPGGPGGPGGPNGPSGPPAPPGFGSDPSRPVPPPPGPVAPPPGGAGAPGGPGGPGGAPQGYQAGPPAPPAFPQEANRPQQGGPSFGGDDWVLSPPTSGAPGGPGQGPGQAQGGGYGYPQPGATQAPPPGQGFPQQPQRPQQPTTWSATIGPDREYFMAMMQRSGPEAAGLNLPAYSPEQQRTLTGNQITIGRRRHSTGDTPDIDLAVPPEDPGVSHQHAVLVQQPDGSWAVVDQNSTNGTTVNGGEEPIQPFVPVPLQDGDRVHVGAWTTITVRRG
- a CDS encoding vWA domain-containing protein, translated to MANFSKSNVPQFAVDVYQNEYLPEGGREVNAIVTVTATGGGTVGSAVAAPHLYSPGQGPSAAVALMVDCSGSMDYPPTKMRNARDATSAAIDTLRDGVHFAVVGGTHVAKEVYPGGGRLAVADATTREQAKQALRRLSAGGGTAIGTWLRLADRLLATADVAIRHGILLTDGRNEHESPEDLRAALDACAGRFTCDARGVGTDWEVKEVTGIASALLGTADIVADPAGLAADFTRMMETAMGKEVADVALRLWTPVGTTVKFVKQVAPTVEELTARRTEAGPRAGDYPTGSWGDESRDYHFCVEVPAADLGREMLAARVSLVIPEPDGSVRNLGAQGLVRAVWTDDMTASTSINPQVAHYTGQAELAQAIQQGLDLRKAGDIDGATAKLGRAVQLAGVSGNADTAKLLAKVVDVVDAAAGTVRLKAKVEEADEMTLETRSTKTVRVKK